One genomic window of Corallococcus exiguus includes the following:
- a CDS encoding vitamin B12-dependent ribonucleotide reductase, whose protein sequence is MEKELSGKPVVGGREPRRGGRAKGKAAVASTGLSVERFFTTPGVDPADELAWEHRSASIKGEDGKVVFDQKDIEVPRSWSMLATNVVASKYFRGTPGTPERETSVRKLVARVVDTLTRWGEDGHYFASAVDREAFHAELTHLLLRQKAAFNSPVWFNVGVEEHPQCSACFINSVDDNMESILGLARTEGMLFKYGSGTGSNLSSIRGSKELLAGGGTASGPVSFMRGFDAFAGVIKSGGKTRRAAKMVILNAGHPDILEFIRCKSNEEKKAWALIEAGYDPSFNGEAYGSVYFQNSNNSVRVTDDFMKAVVNDGPWQTRAVRDGQVMETYKARELFREIAEAAHLCGDPGLQYDTTVNAWHTCSGTARINASNPCSEYMFLDDSACNLASLNLMHFRTLEGGFDVAAFKHAVNVVLLAQEIIVGFSRYPTERIAKNSHDYRPLGLGYANLGALLMASGLPYDSAAGRNLAGAITSLMCGEAYAMSARIAEKQGAFAGYGNNAEPMLGVIRKHRKAAYQLPVDGVSAELHAAQKEAWDDALARGTEHGYRNSQVTVLAPTGTIGFMMDCDTTGIEPDIALIKYKKLVGGGMLKIVNQTVPLALEKLGYPQTQAQDIIAYLDKHDTIEGAPHLKPEHLPVFDCAFKPSKGQRSIHWMGHIEMMSAAQPFLSGAISKTVNLPTDASVEDIEKAYIEAWRSGLKAVAVYRDGCKRTQPLNTSQDKAPEKAPESRRVVAEPAPAVTPEPKALRRRLPDERQSITHKFSIGGHEGYLTVGMYEDGKPGELFVVMAKEGSVVSGLMDSFATSVSLALQYGVPLQVLADKFCHTRYEPSGFTGNPAIPIAKSITDYIFRWLSLKFLPTEPRADDVEVTPVEEARPEPVTQAAVPAQVGTLQLSAMNSRSTYLNQADAPPCHQCGAITVRSGACYKCTNCGTTTGCS, encoded by the coding sequence ATGGAGAAGGAACTGAGCGGGAAGCCGGTGGTGGGGGGCAGGGAGCCGCGGCGCGGCGGCCGTGCGAAGGGCAAGGCCGCGGTGGCCTCCACGGGGCTGAGCGTGGAGCGCTTCTTCACGACGCCCGGCGTGGATCCGGCGGACGAGCTGGCGTGGGAGCACCGCAGCGCGAGCATCAAGGGCGAGGACGGCAAGGTCGTCTTCGATCAGAAGGACATCGAGGTCCCCCGCTCCTGGTCGATGCTGGCAACGAACGTCGTGGCGTCGAAGTACTTCCGGGGCACGCCCGGCACGCCCGAGCGTGAGACGAGCGTGCGCAAGCTGGTGGCGCGCGTGGTGGACACCCTCACCCGCTGGGGCGAGGACGGGCACTACTTCGCGTCGGCGGTGGACCGCGAGGCGTTCCACGCGGAGCTGACGCACCTGCTGCTGCGCCAGAAGGCGGCGTTCAACTCGCCCGTCTGGTTCAACGTGGGCGTGGAGGAGCACCCGCAGTGTTCGGCGTGCTTCATCAACAGCGTGGACGACAACATGGAGTCCATCCTGGGGCTGGCGCGCACGGAGGGCATGCTCTTCAAGTACGGCAGCGGCACGGGCTCCAACCTGTCCAGCATCCGCGGCAGCAAGGAGCTGCTGGCGGGCGGCGGCACCGCGTCCGGCCCGGTGTCGTTCATGCGCGGCTTCGACGCGTTCGCGGGCGTCATCAAGAGCGGCGGCAAGACGCGGCGCGCGGCGAAGATGGTCATCCTCAACGCCGGTCACCCGGACATCCTCGAGTTCATCCGCTGCAAGTCGAACGAGGAGAAGAAGGCCTGGGCGCTGATTGAGGCGGGCTACGACCCGTCCTTCAACGGCGAGGCCTACGGGTCGGTGTACTTCCAGAACTCCAACAACTCCGTGCGCGTCACCGACGACTTCATGAAGGCGGTGGTGAACGACGGCCCGTGGCAGACGCGCGCGGTGCGCGACGGCCAGGTGATGGAGACCTACAAGGCCCGTGAGCTGTTCCGTGAAATCGCGGAGGCGGCGCACCTGTGCGGCGATCCGGGCCTCCAGTACGACACCACGGTGAACGCGTGGCACACGTGCTCCGGCACGGCGCGCATCAACGCGTCCAACCCCTGCTCCGAGTACATGTTCCTGGATGACTCGGCCTGCAACCTGGCGTCGCTGAACCTGATGCACTTCCGCACGCTGGAGGGTGGCTTCGACGTGGCCGCCTTCAAGCACGCGGTGAACGTGGTGCTGCTGGCGCAGGAGATCATCGTCGGCTTCAGCCGCTACCCCACCGAGCGCATCGCGAAGAACAGCCACGACTACCGTCCGCTGGGCCTGGGCTACGCGAACCTGGGCGCGCTGCTGATGGCGTCCGGCCTGCCCTACGACTCGGCCGCGGGCCGCAACCTGGCGGGGGCGATTACCTCTCTGATGTGCGGCGAGGCGTATGCGATGAGCGCGCGCATCGCGGAGAAGCAGGGCGCGTTCGCGGGCTACGGCAACAACGCGGAGCCCATGCTCGGCGTCATCCGCAAGCACCGCAAGGCGGCGTACCAGCTGCCCGTGGACGGCGTGAGCGCGGAGCTGCACGCGGCGCAGAAGGAGGCGTGGGACGACGCGCTGGCGCGCGGCACGGAGCACGGCTACCGCAACAGCCAGGTGACGGTGCTGGCGCCCACGGGGACCATCGGCTTCATGATGGACTGCGACACCACGGGCATCGAGCCGGACATCGCGCTGATCAAATACAAGAAGCTGGTCGGCGGCGGCATGTTGAAGATCGTCAACCAGACGGTGCCGCTGGCGCTGGAGAAGCTGGGCTACCCGCAGACGCAGGCGCAGGACATCATCGCGTACCTGGACAAGCACGACACCATCGAGGGCGCTCCGCACCTGAAGCCGGAGCACCTGCCGGTGTTCGACTGCGCGTTCAAGCCGTCCAAGGGCCAGCGCAGCATCCACTGGATGGGCCACATCGAGATGATGTCCGCGGCGCAGCCGTTCCTCTCCGGCGCCATCTCCAAGACGGTGAACCTGCCGACTGACGCCTCGGTGGAGGACATCGAAAAGGCATACATCGAGGCGTGGCGCAGCGGGCTGAAGGCCGTGGCGGTGTACCGCGACGGGTGCAAGCGCACGCAGCCGCTCAACACGTCGCAGGACAAGGCCCCCGAGAAGGCTCCGGAATCCCGCCGCGTGGTGGCGGAGCCCGCCCCCGCCGTGACGCCGGAGCCCAAGGCGCTGCGCCGCCGGCTGCCGGACGAGCGGCAGTCCATCACGCACAAGTTCTCCATCGGCGGCCACGAGGGCTACCTGACGGTGGGCATGTACGAGGACGGCAAGCCGGGCGAGCTCTTCGTCGTGATGGCGAAGGAGGGCTCGGTGGTGAGCGGCCTGATGGACAGCTTCGCCACCAGCGTGTCGTTGGCGCTCCAGTACGGCGTGCCGCTGCAGGTGCTGGCGGACAAGTTCTGCCACACCCGCTACGAGCCGAGCGGCTTCACGGGCAACCCGGCCATCCCCATCGCCAAGTCCATCACCGACTACATCTTCCGGTGGCTGTCGTTGAAGTTCCTGCCCACGGAGCCCCGCGCGGACGACGTGGAGGTGACGCCGGTGGAGGAGGCCCGTCCGGAGCCGGTGACGCAGGCGGCGGTGCCGGCCCAGGTGGGGACGCTGCAGCTGTCCGCGATGAACTCGCGCAGCACGTACCTGAACCAGGCGGACGCCCCGCCCTGCCACCAGTGCGGCGCCATCACCGTGCGCAGCGGCGCCTGCTACAAGTGCACGAACTGCGGCACGACGACGGGCTGCAGCTGA
- a CDS encoding GspE/PulE/PilB domain-containing protein: MGDKLGLTLVRKGLLTQAQLDQGMSAQLVHGGRLGSRLVELGFLDIETVGMVLGELTRLPVAMEADFDAVTDATLKLLNADQAEKHQAFPLAVEGRRLKVAMANPLDLQTTDALGFITGMRIVPYVVPELRLFHYLSKRYDIDRPTRPLKPAIPLPARRSVSMAAVAPAAPVAMAAPVVVPPPAVPPPPAPVRAEPEVAGMFGGLAPGQFLSDDSEDSEADADIADAAIIGEELPDIVMGEPVRAPPVLEAARPGGSPPAAPPRLAAQPPGLVARQGAAGGLPSAAPGMPVAPGVAPPGAAPMGVVPGAVPPGAGVPPRAAPPPGGQPPGMIGRGGPVPPAARPSATGIPAVPKTPPPGMRPAAPGVPGPRPVGPPGAPMPPGMVRAGPPPGVPGMPPGAAPRPPPGMPAPVMMAPGGAGPVPPGQRPPPAPGVPGVGAPPGARPMGPPGAMPPNAVQGRPVQPPPPGAPPRQGPPSGVVPSVAAGAPGVAVPPPGAPAIIPPPRPGAVAVPPAAMAQGATNVLSPATAHGMSGPANGIQGLSGVANAAQGSVPAIAPQGLSGETSASVGLAPVAARTAQASPVAGSALAGIPQDVAGASIPVMERSSGGAQPTAARRPSGVTRSITAAVAPAVASVEEVPVASGSVPDLGGEWGDAFTVAAPAKQVAADVADAPLNAKADAAIATPAPSPSLSELVLDAELLADADVSPGPEPLDVAPVAAAPEKASESAAILTGDDLSDGILEDVDAVSAELPAATAAEAADILDVEDVISAEPHEARVAEASDVLEVDAVMSVELQKAQATEASDVLEVDAVMSVEPQKAQATEASDVLEVEDVIAAEPHAAEATDVLEVEDVIAAEPHAAEATDVLEVEAVMAAEPHEAPVAEATGVLDVEAVMAAEPQRAQAAEATGVLEVEAVMSAEPHAPQAPEATGVLEVAGLMAAESHEPQPIPESEPVWDAAPDAATAGAKGSPAQESVATPDAPKDGGLLEATELKAVPESLVAVEASKPESLPAAASISTEPSPEATVPEASVIAAAPAMQDAEADALEFSLAGDSQNPSASSEAESWQVAAAPKSDSVSTAPPAEAPSPAPTEDHRAEVPPEFEVALVSHSDVAPEPVATPTPAEEPVALPMPRLVAAPPAPVRDRTPIALDDLPTSTEEPMQLASTWEFVGWQGGGEGEGSVGHNPETTWADRVVDLDVPAAAPAAAEDGVALASAWEFMQQPWQPQDSEQVDPAQALLAAASASTDTPTDGPAVSAEQVLSALDTADSQGMVGKVLLAYSAGRFRRAFLLGDSFGLARVGRAWGPGSDRPEVTALKVDLDAPSLFTSALNGPSPSVFSAPQVPQDEAIFSALCGESESHLLVFPLHARGQPVAFFVAEHGPSPLEVAMLEELGRIADRAVEICTRLHRFP, translated from the coding sequence ATGGGCGACAAGCTGGGATTGACGCTGGTCCGCAAGGGCCTCCTGACGCAGGCGCAGCTCGACCAGGGCATGAGCGCTCAGCTCGTGCATGGAGGCCGGTTGGGCTCCCGGCTCGTGGAGCTGGGGTTCCTCGACATCGAGACGGTGGGCATGGTGCTGGGCGAGCTGACCCGGTTGCCCGTCGCGATGGAGGCGGACTTCGACGCCGTCACGGACGCGACGCTGAAGCTGCTCAACGCGGATCAGGCGGAGAAGCACCAGGCGTTCCCGCTCGCGGTGGAGGGCCGGCGGCTGAAGGTCGCGATGGCCAACCCGTTGGATTTGCAGACCACGGATGCGCTCGGGTTCATTACCGGCATGCGCATCGTCCCGTACGTGGTGCCGGAGCTGCGGCTCTTCCACTACCTGAGCAAGCGCTACGACATCGACCGGCCGACGCGCCCGCTGAAGCCGGCCATTCCGTTGCCCGCGCGCCGTTCGGTGTCCATGGCGGCGGTGGCGCCTGCCGCCCCTGTGGCCATGGCGGCGCCGGTGGTCGTGCCTCCGCCGGCCGTGCCGCCTCCGCCCGCGCCCGTGCGCGCGGAGCCGGAGGTCGCTGGGATGTTCGGCGGGCTCGCGCCGGGACAGTTCCTCAGTGATGACTCGGAGGACTCCGAGGCCGACGCGGACATCGCCGACGCGGCCATCATCGGCGAGGAGCTTCCGGACATCGTGATGGGCGAGCCGGTGCGGGCTCCGCCTGTCCTTGAGGCGGCTCGGCCCGGAGGGAGTCCTCCGGCCGCGCCGCCCCGGTTGGCGGCACAGCCTCCGGGCTTGGTGGCCCGGCAGGGTGCGGCGGGTGGGCTTCCGTCGGCGGCTCCGGGGATGCCGGTGGCTCCGGGAGTTGCTCCGCCTGGGGCTGCGCCGATGGGCGTTGTGCCTGGGGCGGTTCCGCCGGGTGCCGGAGTGCCTCCGCGTGCGGCGCCTCCGCCGGGGGGGCAGCCACCCGGGATGATTGGACGGGGTGGGCCCGTGCCTCCGGCGGCTCGGCCTTCCGCGACGGGGATCCCCGCTGTGCCGAAGACGCCGCCTCCGGGCATGCGTCCCGCCGCTCCTGGTGTGCCGGGGCCGCGACCCGTGGGGCCTCCGGGCGCACCGATGCCGCCGGGGATGGTTCGCGCGGGGCCTCCGCCGGGAGTTCCGGGCATGCCGCCGGGAGCGGCGCCTCGGCCGCCTCCGGGCATGCCCGCGCCGGTGATGATGGCTCCAGGTGGCGCGGGGCCTGTTCCTCCGGGGCAGCGTCCTCCGCCCGCGCCTGGGGTTCCCGGTGTCGGGGCTCCTCCGGGTGCGCGTCCGATGGGGCCTCCTGGCGCCATGCCGCCGAATGCCGTGCAGGGACGTCCTGTCCAGCCGCCTCCTCCGGGTGCGCCGCCGCGGCAGGGGCCTCCCTCTGGAGTCGTGCCTTCGGTGGCTGCTGGCGCACCGGGTGTCGCCGTGCCTCCTCCCGGTGCTCCTGCGATCATTCCGCCGCCTCGTCCAGGTGCTGTCGCTGTACCTCCGGCCGCGATGGCCCAGGGGGCGACGAATGTGCTGTCGCCCGCGACAGCTCACGGGATGTCTGGTCCGGCGAATGGAATCCAAGGCCTGTCTGGGGTAGCGAATGCCGCTCAAGGCAGTGTGCCTGCCATTGCGCCTCAAGGGCTGTCTGGGGAAACGAGTGCCTCCGTGGGCCTCGCTCCAGTTGCTGCGCGAACGGCCCAGGCTTCGCCAGTTGCGGGGTCTGCGCTGGCAGGGATTCCCCAGGACGTGGCGGGTGCCTCAATTCCTGTCATGGAGCGGTCTTCCGGTGGAGCGCAGCCCACAGCGGCTCGACGTCCTTCCGGAGTGACTCGATCCATCACGGCGGCCGTGGCTCCCGCGGTGGCCTCCGTCGAGGAAGTCCCGGTAGCCAGTGGTTCGGTGCCGGACCTCGGAGGTGAGTGGGGCGATGCATTCACTGTTGCCGCTCCCGCGAAGCAGGTGGCTGCGGACGTCGCGGATGCACCGTTGAATGCGAAGGCAGACGCCGCCATCGCCACGCCCGCCCCGAGTCCGTCGTTGTCCGAGCTGGTGCTGGACGCCGAGCTTCTCGCCGACGCCGACGTCAGTCCGGGTCCCGAGCCGCTCGACGTTGCACCTGTCGCGGCCGCTCCCGAGAAGGCGTCCGAGTCCGCGGCGATCCTGACCGGGGATGATCTCTCCGACGGCATCCTCGAAGACGTGGACGCCGTGTCCGCGGAGCTGCCGGCGGCGACCGCTGCGGAGGCCGCGGACATCCTCGACGTCGAGGACGTGATTTCCGCCGAGCCACACGAGGCGCGGGTTGCCGAAGCCTCGGACGTCCTCGAAGTCGATGCGGTGATGTCCGTCGAGCTTCAGAAGGCCCAGGCCACCGAAGCCTCGGACGTCCTCGAAGTCGATGCGGTGATGTCCGTCGAGCCTCAGAAGGCCCAGGCCACCGAAGCCTCGGACGTCCTCGAAGTCGAAGATGTGATTGCCGCCGAGCCGCACGCCGCCGAAGCCACGGACGTTCTCGAAGTCGAGGACGTGATTGCCGCCGAGCCGCACGCCGCCGAAGCCACGGACGTCCTCGAAGTCGAAGCGGTGATGGCTGCCGAGCCACACGAGGCGCCGGTCGCCGAAGCCACAGGCGTGCTCGACGTCGAAGCGGTGATGGCCGCCGAACCACAACGGGCCCAGGCCGCCGAAGCCACGGGCGTGCTCGAAGTCGAAGCAGTGATGTCCGCCGAGCCGCACGCGCCTCAGGCCCCCGAAGCCACGGGCGTGCTCGAAGTCGCAGGCTTGATGGCCGCCGAGTCCCACGAGCCCCAGCCCATTCCCGAGTCGGAACCCGTCTGGGACGCCGCGCCCGACGCAGCCACGGCTGGCGCGAAGGGATCACCCGCGCAGGAATCCGTCGCTACGCCTGACGCCCCGAAGGATGGCGGCCTGTTGGAGGCGACGGAGCTCAAGGCCGTTCCGGAATCGCTCGTCGCCGTCGAAGCCTCGAAGCCGGAGAGCCTCCCTGCTGCGGCGTCCATCTCCACGGAGCCTTCGCCTGAAGCGACCGTTCCGGAGGCGTCTGTCATTGCCGCAGCCCCAGCCATGCAGGACGCCGAGGCCGACGCGCTCGAGTTCAGCCTGGCGGGAGACTCGCAGAATCCCTCCGCGTCTTCGGAGGCCGAGTCCTGGCAGGTCGCCGCCGCACCGAAGTCCGACTCCGTGAGCACCGCTCCTCCGGCGGAGGCCCCCAGCCCCGCGCCCACCGAGGATCATCGAGCCGAAGTCCCCCCGGAGTTCGAGGTCGCCCTCGTCTCCCACTCGGACGTGGCACCCGAACCCGTCGCAACGCCGACGCCCGCTGAAGAGCCCGTGGCCCTGCCGATGCCGCGCCTCGTGGCCGCTCCTCCGGCGCCGGTCCGCGACCGGACGCCCATCGCGCTCGACGACCTGCCCACCTCCACCGAGGAACCCATGCAGCTCGCCTCCACTTGGGAGTTCGTGGGCTGGCAGGGCGGCGGGGAAGGGGAGGGCTCCGTGGGCCACAACCCGGAGACCACCTGGGCAGACCGCGTCGTGGACCTGGACGTCCCCGCCGCCGCGCCCGCTGCGGCCGAGGACGGCGTGGCCCTGGCCTCCGCGTGGGAGTTCATGCAGCAGCCGTGGCAGCCGCAGGACTCCGAGCAGGTCGATCCTGCCCAGGCCCTGCTCGCCGCCGCCAGCGCGTCCACCGACACGCCGACGGACGGTCCCGCCGTCTCCGCGGAACAGGTCCTCTCCGCGCTCGACACGGCGGACTCACAGGGCATGGTCGGCAAGGTGCTGCTGGCCTACAGCGCGGGCCGCTTCCGCCGGGCGTTCCTCCTGGGGGACAGCTTCGGGCTCGCGCGCGTGGGCCGTGCCTGGGGTCCGGGCAGCGACCGTCCGGAGGTCACCGCGCTCAAGGTGGACCTGGACGCGCCGTCCCTCTTCACCTCCGCCCTGAACGGCCCCAGCCCCAGCGTCTTCAGCGCCCCGCAGGTGCCTCAGGACGAGGCCATCTTCTCCGCGCTGTGCGGCGAGTCCGAGTCCCACCTGCTCGTCTTCCCGCTGCACGCGCGCGGCCAGCCCGTGGCCTTCTTCGTCGCCGAGCACGGCCCCTCGCCCCTGGAGGTCGCCATGTTGGAGGAACTGGGCCGCATCGCGGACAGGGCCGTGGAGATCTGCACCCGCCTCCATCGCTTCCCCTGA
- a CDS encoding undecaprenyl-phosphate glucose phosphotransferase, with protein sequence MFGRLQRFYTSIKVAADAGMLGVAFVLAYFTRFSGVFPITEGVPPPGETFVSLVMVLVIFPMTFQRARLYATNRARSHMGELFELFKATITATLVLVAVTYFIRERYSRLTLAIFVVYAFTLIAVSRMVMRHLLSEVRRRGYNLKSILVIGEEELGLRTIETVESHRELGFRVTGVLSLKEEKVGQWVGGVRVVGHVGEVESYLDAHPVDQVIIAVPLEDQARVKPLMEQLALRTVDVKVVPDLYQYITLYGGLEEFGGLPIISLQGDPMDGWSRVAKRVFDVLFSLLAIAVSAPMMVFTALLVRFSSKGPILYRQERMGMDGRTFAILKFRTMRVDAEVQGATMASAVDARRTPVGTFLRKYSLDELPQFFNVLRGDMSLVGPRPERPVFIEEFKRQIPRYHLRHKVKAGITGWAQINGLRGQTSIQKRIEYDLYYIENWSLLMDLKILLRTALGGFLSKNAY encoded by the coding sequence GTGTTTGGTCGCCTGCAGCGCTTCTACACGTCCATCAAGGTCGCCGCCGACGCGGGGATGCTCGGGGTGGCGTTCGTGCTCGCGTACTTCACCCGCTTCAGCGGTGTGTTCCCCATCACGGAGGGCGTCCCTCCCCCGGGTGAGACGTTCGTCTCCCTGGTGATGGTGCTGGTCATCTTCCCGATGACGTTCCAGCGGGCGCGGCTGTACGCGACCAACCGCGCGCGCTCGCACATGGGGGAGCTGTTCGAGCTCTTCAAGGCCACCATCACCGCGACGCTCGTCCTGGTGGCGGTGACGTACTTCATCCGCGAGCGCTACTCGCGCCTCACGCTGGCCATCTTCGTCGTCTACGCCTTCACGCTCATCGCCGTATCGCGCATGGTCATGCGCCACCTGCTCAGCGAGGTGCGCCGGCGCGGCTACAACCTCAAGTCCATCCTCGTCATCGGCGAGGAGGAGCTGGGGCTGCGCACCATCGAGACCGTGGAGAGCCACCGCGAGCTGGGCTTCCGCGTGACGGGCGTGCTGTCGCTCAAAGAAGAGAAGGTCGGCCAGTGGGTGGGCGGCGTGCGCGTGGTGGGCCACGTGGGCGAGGTGGAGTCCTACCTGGATGCCCACCCCGTGGATCAGGTCATCATCGCCGTGCCGCTGGAGGACCAGGCGCGCGTGAAGCCGCTGATGGAACAGCTGGCGCTGCGCACCGTGGACGTCAAGGTGGTGCCGGACCTGTACCAGTACATCACCCTGTACGGCGGCCTGGAGGAGTTCGGCGGCCTGCCCATCATCAGCCTCCAGGGCGACCCCATGGACGGCTGGAGCCGCGTGGCCAAGCGCGTGTTCGACGTGCTGTTCTCCCTGCTGGCCATCGCCGTCAGCGCGCCGATGATGGTGTTCACCGCCCTGCTGGTGCGCTTCTCCAGCAAGGGCCCCATCCTCTACCGCCAGGAGCGGATGGGCATGGACGGGCGCACCTTCGCCATCCTCAAGTTCCGCACCATGCGCGTGGACGCGGAGGTCCAGGGCGCCACCATGGCCAGCGCGGTGGACGCGCGCCGCACGCCGGTGGGCACGTTCCTGCGCAAGTACTCGCTGGATGAGCTGCCCCAGTTCTTCAATGTGCTCCGGGGCGACATGAGCCTCGTGGGCCCGCGTCCGGAGCGACCCGTCTTCATCGAGGAGTTCAAGCGCCAGATTCCGCGCTACCACCTGCGTCACAAGGTGAAGGCCGGCATCACCGGCTGGGCACAGATCAACGGCCTGCGCGGCCAGACGTCCATCCAGAAGCGCATCGAGTACGACCTGTACTACATCGAGAACTGGTCGCTCCTGATGGACCTGAAGATCCTCCTGCGCACCGCGCTGGGTGGGTTCCTGTCGAAGAACGCGTACTGA
- a CDS encoding glycosyltransferase, which translates to MKVALVHDWLVTHRGGERVLDALCELFPRADLYTLIHQPGSQSPRIEDRRITTSFLQHIPGIHSRYRHFLPLFPRAIEALRISGDYDLVLSSSHCVAKGIHAPPGVPHLSYVHAPMRYMWDLFDEYFGPGRTRLPVRAAALAVRPYLQHWDRTSTQRVGRIVANSQHIAGKIRRFWDREASVVPPPVELERFTQMPLEGGGQGGYFLWLGAFAPYKRLDVALEAFRTLDTPLWVVGTGQEASRLTSGPLPPHIRFLGNVPDSALPALYRDARALLFTPEEDFGITPLEAQATGRPVIAFGKGGALETVTSKTGLFFTEQTPASLAAAVRQFDAWEQSFRPEDARAQAERFSRARFQQAIQAEVDALLGMSPFATGV; encoded by the coding sequence GTGAAGGTCGCCCTCGTCCACGACTGGCTCGTCACCCACCGCGGCGGAGAACGCGTCCTCGACGCCCTCTGCGAACTGTTCCCCCGCGCGGACCTCTACACCCTCATCCACCAGCCGGGCAGCCAGTCCCCGCGCATCGAGGACCGGCGCATCACCACGTCGTTCCTCCAGCACATCCCCGGCATCCACTCGCGCTACCGGCACTTCCTGCCGCTGTTCCCCCGCGCCATCGAAGCCCTGCGCATCTCCGGCGACTACGACCTCGTCCTGTCCTCCAGCCACTGCGTCGCCAAGGGCATCCACGCGCCTCCCGGCGTGCCCCACCTGAGCTACGTCCACGCTCCCATGCGGTACATGTGGGACCTGTTCGACGAGTACTTCGGCCCTGGCCGCACCCGCCTCCCCGTGCGCGCCGCCGCCCTCGCCGTGCGCCCCTACCTCCAGCACTGGGACCGCACCTCCACCCAGCGCGTGGGCCGCATCGTCGCCAACTCCCAGCACATCGCCGGGAAGATCCGCCGCTTCTGGGACCGCGAGGCCTCCGTCGTCCCGCCCCCCGTGGAGCTCGAACGCTTCACCCAGATGCCGCTCGAAGGGGGAGGGCAGGGCGGCTACTTCCTGTGGCTCGGCGCCTTCGCCCCCTACAAGCGCCTGGACGTTGCCCTGGAGGCCTTCCGCACCCTGGACACCCCCCTGTGGGTCGTGGGCACGGGACAGGAGGCCTCGCGCCTCACGTCCGGGCCGCTTCCGCCCCACATCCGGTTCCTCGGCAACGTGCCGGACAGCGCGCTCCCCGCCCTCTACCGCGACGCCCGCGCGCTCCTCTTCACCCCCGAGGAGGACTTCGGCATCACCCCCCTGGAGGCCCAGGCCACCGGCCGCCCCGTCATCGCCTTCGGCAAGGGTGGCGCCCTGGAGACCGTCACCTCGAAGACGGGCCTCTTCTTCACGGAGCAGACCCCCGCGTCCCTCGCCGCCGCCGTGCGCCAGTTCGACGCCTGGGAGCAGTCCTTCCGGCCAGAAGACGCCCGCGCCCAGGCCGAGCGCTTCAGCCGAGCCCGCTTCCAGCAGGCCATCCAGGCGGAGGTGGACGCCCTCCTGGGCATGTCCCCTTTCGCCACAGGGGTGTGA
- a CDS encoding glycosyltransferase family 4 protein yields the protein MVRGQLHGIARYALELARRLPALAPDLEFSALVPAKGLPDDLGDLTPTIPLHRSRAGYLSPTEQPLLAYELTKLKPDLFHATSFSLPLFWPGKLVATLHDANHLALADQYTPVQAIYYKAVVGPRARLATALITVSDFSREELGKYLKMSPYRFQVIHNGVDSRFQPPTVSEAKAFRERHELPERYIAVVGNAKPFKNLAMLGKFAPELPVPLVLLAGKGAVAHEVGLHENVIDLEQLPESEMPLFYGASTALLVPSKYEGFGLPALEAMASGCPVIAADATALPEVVGDAALRVPPDDLKSWHETTLRVLRDENLRRSLMELGRERAARFTWDRCAQQTLGVFKRALLGRQPVRP from the coding sequence ATGGTGCGCGGTCAGCTCCACGGCATCGCGAGGTACGCGCTGGAGCTGGCGCGCCGGCTGCCCGCCCTGGCCCCGGACCTGGAGTTCTCCGCGCTGGTGCCGGCGAAGGGCCTGCCGGACGACCTGGGCGACCTGACGCCGACGATTCCGCTGCACCGCTCAAGAGCCGGGTACCTGTCACCGACCGAGCAGCCGCTACTGGCGTACGAGCTGACGAAGCTGAAGCCGGACCTGTTCCACGCGACGTCGTTCTCGTTGCCCCTGTTCTGGCCGGGCAAGTTGGTGGCCACGTTGCATGACGCGAACCACCTGGCGCTGGCGGACCAGTACACGCCGGTGCAGGCGATTTATTACAAGGCAGTGGTGGGCCCGCGGGCGCGCTTGGCGACCGCGTTGATCACGGTGTCTGACTTCTCCCGGGAGGAACTGGGGAAGTATTTGAAGATGTCGCCTTACCGGTTCCAGGTGATCCACAACGGCGTGGATTCACGGTTCCAGCCACCGACGGTGAGCGAGGCGAAGGCGTTCCGGGAGCGGCACGAGTTGCCGGAGCGGTACATCGCGGTGGTGGGCAACGCGAAGCCGTTCAAGAACCTGGCGATGCTGGGCAAGTTCGCGCCGGAGCTACCGGTGCCGCTGGTGCTGCTCGCGGGCAAGGGGGCGGTGGCTCATGAAGTCGGGCTTCACGAGAACGTCATCGACCTGGAGCAACTGCCGGAGTCGGAGATGCCGTTGTTCTATGGGGCCTCGACGGCGTTGCTTGTGCCCTCGAAGTACGAGGGATTTGGATTGCCTGCGCTGGAAGCCATGGCGTCCGGGTGCCCTGTCATTGCGGCAGACGCGACAGCACTACCGGAGGTCGTGGGTGATGCGGCGCTTCGAGTCCCGCCCGACGACTTGAAGTCCTGGCATGAAACAACGCTACGAGTTCTCAGGGACGAGAACCTGCGCCGGAGCCTTATGGAGTTGGGGCGAGAGCGAGCGGCGCGGTTCACCTGGGACCGATGCGCCCAACAGACCCTCGGCGTCTTCAAGCGAGCCCTTCTGGGAAGACAACCGGTGCGGCCATGA